The Cetobacterium somerae sequence ACTTACTAAACACACTATTGGAGAGATATTCATATATTACTTTGTAAACTGTATGACTACAGTTTCAGCAGCCGTTTTCTTATATACTTCAAAAACAACTCTTGCATCTATTGCAATGGTTAACCTTGATGAGGTTGGAGATCAGGCTAAAGCAGCAGCAATGGGAATTTTAATTGTTGGAACAAATCTTTTAGTAAAAGCAATTTATGAAATAATAAAAAAAAGAAATTTTGGGAGGAATAAATAATGAGAAAAGAGATTAAGGCAGTTATATTTGATTGGGCAGGTACTACAGTAGATTATGGATGTTTTGCACCACTTGATGTTTTTGTTCAAGTATTTAAAGAGATTGGTATTGAGATAACTTATGAAGAAGCTAGAAAACCTATGGGAATGTTAAAAATAGATCATATTAAAGCACTATTAAAAATGGATAGAATACACTCTTTATGGTTAGAAAAATTTAATAGAGAGTACACTATGGATGATATCAACTCTTTATATGAGAGATTTGAAGAAGTTTTATTTGCTTCTTTAGAAAACTTTGCTGAACCTGTTCCTGGAATACTAGATCTTCAAAAAGAATTAAGAAATAGGGGAATAAAGATTGGAAGTACTACTGGGTATACAAAAGAGATGTTAGATATTGTTGCTCCTAAAGCAAAAACATTTGGATACTGTCCAGATTTTAGAATTACATCAACTGAAGTTCCTGCTGGTAGGCCATTTCCATATATGATTTATCAAAATATGATAACTTTAAATGTTCCAAGTGTAAGCTCTGTTATAAAAATTGGAGATACAACTGTTGATATGAAAGAGGGAAAAAATGCTGGTGTTTGGGCTGTTGGTATCTTAAAAGGTGGAAGTGAACTTGGACTTTCTCAAAAAGAAGTTGAAACTATGGATTCTGCTGAACTAAAAAAATTAATGGATGCAACTGCAAAAAGATTATATTCTGCTGGAGCTGACTATGTTGTTGAGCAAGTTGGAGACTTACCTAATATAATTGATATCATTAACGCTAAAATGAATGCCGAAGAGGTTATCTAACATGAATAAAATTACATCTGAAGGGGATATTAATACCTCTTCAAATCGTAAAATTTGGCAAGAAAAAAATATAAATTATGA is a genomic window containing:
- the phnX gene encoding phosphonoacetaldehyde hydrolase, with translation MRKEIKAVIFDWAGTTVDYGCFAPLDVFVQVFKEIGIEITYEEARKPMGMLKIDHIKALLKMDRIHSLWLEKFNREYTMDDINSLYERFEEVLFASLENFAEPVPGILDLQKELRNRGIKIGSTTGYTKEMLDIVAPKAKTFGYCPDFRITSTEVPAGRPFPYMIYQNMITLNVPSVSSVIKIGDTTVDMKEGKNAGVWAVGILKGGSELGLSQKEVETMDSAELKKLMDATAKRLYSAGADYVVEQVGDLPNIIDIINAKMNAEEVI